TGGTCCGGGACCGAGAATCCGATACAGGTCAATACACAGAGACATATTCTGATGAGGCATTCCTCGATGCTATCGACAGCGTAGACCCACCGACGACAGCGAATGTCGCCGAATCAGTGGGATGTTCCTATGACTTAGCATATCGCCGTCTCCGTTCGCTTCGTGACGAAGGTAGTGTCGATAATACTGAGGTTGGCGGGTCGTTTCTCTGGGAACATACTGAGCGCGAAACTGAATGAGACGCCGTTCAATACCCCTGTAAAGGTTATTGAAGTGAAGGAACGTTCTACCGCGGTTATGCCAATTCGGCGCCGTCGGCCGCCAGTAACTGAGTTTGTTGGAGAGTTTCAAGAAGGGGTTATCCCCTCTGCGATCCCGATGTCGGATTTCATCGATTGGGAACGGATAGAGCGTGAGCTAGCGAACTACCAGCCACAAATCGAGGCACTTGATTCCCTGCGCAACGTCTCTGAGGATGGGTTTATTACTGGTTTAGCTGATGCCCTCAGTAACGCTGAGGACACGAGAGAGTGGATTGATTTCTACTTCGACCTCTTGGGTCATTCCGGGACAAAATATGCCGCTCTGGAGGGGCTTTGGCGGTTCTACGATATCCAACGTGCCATCGATAGTGGTGACCGAGACGCTGCGCGGGACCTCGGGAAAGTCTTGCAAGAAATCGGGTTACAGTATCTCGTCGATACGACCGACGATATCAGTGCGCATTTCCGTGGGATGAAAGTCGGAATGGAATCGCATAAACGAAAGAACCGCGGGGGGGACTGTTTCGAACAAATCATCCTCGAAGAGCTAGAGACTATTACTCAAACACTTCGCAAGCGAGGTCATCGTGTTGAGGTCATTGAACAGCACACAACACAGTATCAGGACGAATCTGGGCAATCGAAGGTCGTAGATTTTGCTATCATGGAAGACGATGAGCCCCGGGTTGTTTTCGAGGCCAACTGCTATACGGCGAGTGGGAGCAAGCCAAGCGAAATCAAACGGTCTTACGATCGTGTCTCAACACGAATGCGTCAAGACGGTATCGAATGTGTATGGATTACAGATGGACAGGCGTGGGAGACGAGCCTCGGTAACGTCTTGAAAGAGGCTTACAGGGATATCGTAGACCTCTATAATCTCGAGATGGTCCAAACCGAACTTGAGGACGATGTCCTCGCATACTTCGAACAAGGAGCAGCTATTGGGGAAGACGAAGTCAATGTTGAACCACAGCAGACGTTCGAAGAGCTTTGAGGTAGTCAAGAAGCATTGACGCTCTCAAATATATTGGCAATCTTTTAGCAGCAAACTAGGTACTATTATGTCCTAACAATAGTATCTCATGATAGTGATTGTCTGATGACCTCCTTTGACGACATTAATCAGGAATTGAACGACTTGCTACCACAATCTCAAACCAGAGAAAAAGAGCCAGATTT
This genomic stretch from Haloarcula limicola harbors:
- a CDS encoding type II restriction endonuclease, whose product is MTKVVSIILRLAGRFSGNILSAKLNETPFNTPVKVIEVKERSTAVMPIRRRRPPVTEFVGEFQEGVIPSAIPMSDFIDWERIERELANYQPQIEALDSLRNVSEDGFITGLADALSNAEDTREWIDFYFDLLGHSGTKYAALEGLWRFYDIQRAIDSGDRDAARDLGKVLQEIGLQYLVDTTDDISAHFRGMKVGMESHKRKNRGGDCFEQIILEELETITQTLRKRGHRVEVIEQHTTQYQDESGQSKVVDFAIMEDDEPRVVFEANCYTASGSKPSEIKRSYDRVSTRMRQDGIECVWITDGQAWETSLGNVLKEAYRDIVDLYNLEMVQTELEDDVLAYFEQGAAIGEDEVNVEPQQTFEEL